The Arsenophonus sp. genome contains a region encoding:
- a CDS encoding SDR family oxidoreductase: MNIVNKKKILITGLSNKYSISFGIANCLYKYGAKLAFTYQNEKIKNKILKIAQDFNSDIVLPCDVSSDESIQNLFIQLKKKWKTFDGFIHSIAYAPTEELKDDYINTVTRKGFIISHSISSYSLVALAKFCRNMLNPYSSIVTLTYLGAERVVPNYNVMGPAKASLEANVKYMANYMGEKNIRVNGISSGPIKTLASSRIKNFRKMLSFYKNVTPLKIIINSEDIGNCATFLCSDLSKGITGEIIHVDGGFHITTMNLLE; this comes from the coding sequence ATGAATATAGTAAATAAAAAAAAAATTTTAATTACTGGATTAAGTAATAAATATTCTATTTCATTTGGAATTGCAAATTGCCTATATAAGTATGGTGCAAAATTAGCATTTACATACCAAAATGAAAAAATAAAAAATAAAATTTTAAAAATAGCTCAAGATTTTAATTCTGATATTGTCTTACCATGTGATGTTTCTTCAGATGAAAGTATTCAAAATTTGTTTATCCAATTAAAAAAAAAATGGAAGACTTTTGATGGTTTTATTCATTCAATTGCATATGCACCAACAGAAGAATTAAAAGATGATTATATTAATACGGTAACAAGAAAAGGATTTATAATTTCTCATTCTATTAGTTCATATAGTCTTGTAGCACTTGCAAAATTTTGTAGAAATATGTTAAATCCTTATTCTTCAATAGTAACATTGACATATTTAGGTGCAGAAAGAGTAGTACCAAATTATAATGTTATGGGACCTGCCAAAGCATCCCTAGAAGCAAATGTAAAATACATGGCAAATTATATGGGAGAAAAAAATATTAGAGTAAATGGTATTTCTTCAGGACCAATTAAAACACTAGCTTCTTCTCGTATTAAAAATTTTAGAAAAATGTTATCGTTTTATAAAAATGTTACACCTTTAAAAATTATAATTAATTCTGAAGATATAGGTAATTGTGCTACATTTTTATGTTCTGATCTGTCTAAAGGTATCACTGGAGAAATTATACACGTTGATGGAGGATTTCATATAACAACAATGAATTTATTAGAATAA
- the prfB gene encoding peptide chain release factor 2 (programmed frameshift), with amino-acid sequence MMDINILNKKIKSLFKKIILLKNYFDYENKKEQLKLINLELEKHCNWNKVSSLKKKFISLNHIIQPIQNFINDLNDIKELLNISIQNSDYNFLNEIYLELKKYKKKLKEIETKIFFPNKVDSLNCYLDLQSGSGGFDAQDWSHMLLKMYLRWGYLKGFKTDITHINAGDFCGLKSATIKILGKYAYGWFRTETGVHRLVRKSKFDYGNKRHTSFSSVFVYPEISDNIKIDINNSDLRIDVYRSSGSGGQHVNTTESAVRIIHIPTGIISQCQNERSQHKNKKYALKQLRSKLYKLELEKKQQIKKKIESNKSNITWGYQIRSYILDDSRIKDLRTGLETRDVQSILDGNLDFFIENNLRLGL; translated from the exons ATAATGGACATTAATATACTTAATAAAAAAATTAAATCTTTATTTAAAAAAATTATTTTACTAAAAAAT TACTTTGACTATGAAAATAAAAAAGAACAATTGAAATTAATTAACCTAGAATTGGAAAAACATTGTAATTGGAATAAAGTTTCTTCTTTAAAAAAGAAGTTTATTTCTTTAAATCATATTATTCAACCTATTCAGAATTTTATTAATGATTTAAATGATATTAAAGAGCTACTAAATATTAGTATTCAAAATTCTGATTATAATTTTTTAAATGAAATATATTTAGAGTTAAAAAAATATAAAAAAAAATTAAAAGAAATAGAGACGAAAATTTTTTTTCCAAATAAAGTTGATTCTTTAAATTGTTATTTAGATTTACAATCTGGATCTGGAGGGTTTGATGCACAAGATTGGAGTCATATGTTATTAAAAATGTATTTACGTTGGGGTTATTTAAAAGGTTTTAAAACAGACATCACTCATATCAATGCAGGAGATTTTTGTGGGTTAAAATCAGCTACTATAAAAATATTGGGTAAATATGCTTATGGATGGTTTAGAACAGAAACTGGAGTACATAGATTAGTAAGAAAAAGTAAATTTGATTATGGTAATAAGCGTCATACTTCTTTTAGTTCTGTATTTGTTTATCCAGAAATCAGTGATAATATAAAAATTGATATTAATAATTCTGATTTAAGAATTGATGTCTATAGATCTTCAGGTTCTGGAGGGCAACATGTGAATACTACTGAATCTGCTGTACGTATCATTCATATTCCTACTGGAATAATATCACAATGTCAAAATGAAAGATCTCAACATAAAAATAAAAAATATGCGTTAAAACAATTAAGATCAAAATTGTATAAATTAGAATTAGAAAAAAAACAACAGATCAAAAAAAAAATTGAAAGTAATAAATCTAATATTACATGGGGATATCAAATTCGTTCATATATATTAGATGATTCTAGAATTAAAGATTTACGTACTGGTTTAGAAACTAGAGACGTGCAATCTATTTTAGATGGAAACTTAGATTTTTTTATAGAAAATAATTTGAGATTAGGTCTATAA
- the lysS gene encoding lysine--tRNA ligase — MLKKKNGQQILDKKNKNKKNQKISKNGIFLYPDNFYKEDLSSTLHSKYSYKTAQELVNLNVNVSFAGRIMSRRIMGKASFAHIQDYEGQIQIYVTQNNISDSLYNDHFKSWNIGDIIGVKGILFKTKRGELTINCYEVLLLSKVLKSFPDKFHGLVNKEIRYRKRYLDLISNSRTRKTFLTRSKIISCIRDFMIKKNFLEVETPMMQNIPGGALAKPFITHHNSLNMKMYLRISPELYLKRLIVGGFEKIFEINKNFRNEGLSSYHNPEFTMMELYMAYSNYKDLMILIKELFCDVTNKIFGSPIIKCGCQELDFSKSFFSMTMIESILKYIPNINSNDLKSLPRLKKIAQKLDIKIEKKWGIGKIQFEIFEKIVPKNLIQPTFITEYPIEVSPLARSNDLNSSITDRFELYINGCEIGNGFSELSDPIEQKNRFLNQIQNKDIKKSSVNFFDKDYITALKYGLPPTAGLGIGIDRVVMLLTNHDNIKDVILFPTFKKDT, encoded by the coding sequence ATGTTAAAAAAAAAAAATGGTCAACAAATTTTGGATAAAAAGAATAAAAATAAAAAAAATCAGAAAATAAGTAAAAATGGTATTTTTTTATATCCAGATAATTTTTATAAAGAAGATTTATCTAGTACACTACATTCAAAATATAGTTATAAGACTGCCCAAGAACTTGTTAATTTAAATGTAAATGTTAGTTTTGCTGGACGTATAATGAGTCGTAGAATTATGGGTAAGGCATCTTTTGCACATATTCAAGATTATGAAGGACAGATTCAGATTTATGTTACACAAAATAATATTTCAGATTCATTATACAATGATCATTTTAAATCTTGGAATATAGGAGATATTATCGGAGTTAAAGGTATTTTATTTAAAACAAAGAGAGGTGAGTTAACAATAAATTGTTATGAAGTTTTGTTATTATCAAAAGTATTAAAGTCTTTTCCTGATAAATTTCATGGATTAGTAAATAAAGAAATTAGGTATAGAAAACGTTATCTTGATTTAATTTCAAATTCTCGAACTCGTAAAACTTTTTTAACTCGTTCAAAAATTATTTCTTGTATACGTGATTTTATGATTAAAAAAAATTTTTTAGAAGTTGAAACGCCTATGATGCAAAATATTCCCGGTGGTGCTTTAGCTAAACCTTTTATAACTCATCATAATTCATTAAATATGAAAATGTATTTGAGAATATCTCCAGAGTTATATTTAAAACGTTTAATCGTTGGGGGGTTTGAAAAAATTTTTGAAATTAATAAAAATTTTCGTAATGAAGGATTATCTTCATATCATAATCCTGAATTTACTATGATGGAACTTTATATGGCTTATTCTAATTATAAGGATCTTATGATTCTTATTAAAGAATTATTTTGTGATGTTACTAATAAAATTTTTGGTTCTCCAATTATTAAATGTGGTTGCCAAGAATTAGATTTTTCAAAATCATTTTTTTCTATGACTATGATAGAATCTATTTTAAAATATATTCCAAATATTAATTCTAATGACTTAAAATCATTACCAAGATTAAAAAAAATAGCACAGAAATTAGATATTAAAATAGAAAAAAAATGGGGAATAGGAAAAATACAATTTGAAATTTTTGAAAAGATAGTGCCAAAAAATTTAATACAACCTACTTTCATTACAGAGTATCCAATTGAAGTTTCTCCTTTAGCTCGTTCTAATGATTTAAATTCATCAATTACTGATAGATTTGAATTATATATTAATGGATGTGAGATTGGAAATGGATTTTCTGAGTTAAGTGATCCTATAGAACAAAAAAATCGTTTTTTAAATCAAATTCAAAATAAAGATATAAAAAAAAGTTCAGTAAATTTTTTTGATAAAGATTATATTACTGCATTAAAATATGGATTACCTCCTACTGCTGGATTGGGAATCGGAATTGATCGTGTTGTTATGCTTTTAACAAATCATGATAATATTAAAGATGTAATTTTATTTCCAACTTTTAAAAAAGATACTTAA
- the cyoA gene encoding ubiquinol oxidase subunit II: MKFFKLKKKIKIIELLTYLIILSNCKMVLMNPKGLISSEQKEIIIFSLFLLLLIIIPVILMTIIFSIKYNENNKKSIYKPDWDYSAKIEIICWVIPVIIISLLSFIAWKSTHKLDPYIELNNIKSKNNPITIQVISSDWKWIFIYPEYNIATINEISFPVDVPINFRITSASVMNSFFIPALGGQIYSMAGMQTKLHLMADTIGVYKGFSSSYSGHGFSNMKFKVIVCNNEDYYKWIKNVQHSSRKIDKMESFNKILKENNHNYYTMHFSYFSPNIYKDLILSFAHHHHKKDNQIKNNNH; this comes from the coding sequence ATGAAATTTTTTAAATTAAAAAAAAAGATAAAAATAATTGAATTATTAACTTATCTTATTATTCTAAGTAATTGTAAAATGGTATTAATGAATCCAAAAGGGTTAATTAGTTCTGAACAAAAAGAAATTATAATATTTTCATTATTTTTATTATTGCTTATAATCATTCCTGTAATATTAATGACTATTATTTTTTCTATAAAATATAATGAAAATAATAAAAAATCTATTTATAAACCAGATTGGGATTATTCTGCTAAAATTGAAATAATTTGTTGGGTTATTCCTGTTATTATAATCAGTCTTTTATCTTTTATTGCTTGGAAAAGTACACATAAATTAGATCCATATATTGAGTTAAATAATATTAAATCAAAAAATAATCCAATAACAATTCAAGTCATTTCATCTGATTGGAAATGGATTTTTATCTATCCAGAATACAATATTGCAACTATTAATGAAATATCGTTTCCAGTTGATGTTCCTATTAATTTTCGTATTACTTCTGCTTCTGTTATGAATTCTTTTTTTATTCCTGCGTTAGGTGGACAAATTTATTCTATGGCTGGAATGCAAACAAAATTGCATTTAATGGCTGATACAATTGGTGTTTATAAAGGATTTTCTTCTAGTTACAGTGGGCATGGTTTTTCAAATATGAAATTTAAAGTGATAGTTTGTAATAATGAAGATTATTATAAATGGATTAAAAATGTGCAGCATTCTTCAAGAAAAATTGATAAGATGGAATCTTTTAATAAGATACTAAAGGAAAATAATCATAATTATTATACAATGCATTTTTCATATTTTAGCCCTAATATTTATAAAGATTTAATATTAAGTTTTGCACATCATCATCATAAAAAAGATAATCAAATTAAAAATAATAATCATTAA